One stretch of Paenibacillus sp. AN1007 DNA includes these proteins:
- a CDS encoding helix-turn-helix transcriptional regulator, producing MSNVHLRRLFKFAFGVPLKSYIRSRKLAVSLENLMQTKKRVLDIAIECGYEHEQTYIRAFKREYGLTPGECRDSGQYIHVTTPLHLFPKNNVSGNLVYGPDMVMIPSFHLMGQIYQIEIAEAPTKAPEAAKQFWWNRRHIIPNPAEPNIYYGLTRTPDPSLSWTYYLPSMRVMDLNGIPEGFTGDTVRASMCVGFRYIGNHHYEEISELRAEELYTAIDRLVKEHSGRYELLDSEFFFEKIDMDAYDGEYCQMEWFAPIKVYNT from the coding sequence ATTTCCAATGTACATTTGCGTCGACTTTTCAAGTTCGCTTTTGGCGTACCACTGAAAAGTTATATCCGCTCCAGGAAGCTGGCTGTCAGCTTGGAGAATTTGATGCAAACTAAGAAGCGGGTCCTCGACATTGCCATTGAGTGTGGTTATGAACATGAGCAAACTTACATACGTGCGTTTAAACGTGAGTATGGGCTTACACCTGGTGAATGTAGAGATTCTGGTCAATATATTCACGTAACAACTCCTCTTCATTTGTTTCCTAAGAACAATGTTAGTGGGAATTTGGTATACGGGCCGGATATGGTCATGATTCCATCCTTTCATTTAATGGGGCAAATATATCAGATTGAGATTGCTGAAGCTCCAACTAAAGCACCTGAAGCTGCCAAACAGTTTTGGTGGAACCGGAGGCATATTATTCCTAATCCGGCAGAACCCAATATTTATTATGGTCTAACGAGAACTCCTGATCCATCGCTTAGTTGGACGTACTATCTACCGTCTATGCGTGTCATGGATCTGAACGGGATACCTGAGGGCTTTACAGGGGATACAGTTCGGGCGTCTATGTGTGTCGGCTTTCGTTATATTGGGAACCATCATTACGAGGAGATTAGTGAACTGCGCGCAGAGGAGCTGTATACTGCTATTGATAGGCTTGTCAAGGAGCACAGCGGAAGATACGAACTTCTGGATAGCGAATTCTTCTTCGAAAAAATTGATATGGATGCATATGATGGGGAGTACTGCCAAATGGAATGGTTTGCACCCATCAAAGTATATAACACTTAA
- a CDS encoding phosphotransferase, whose protein sequence is MGDTCILTAVSELFELEGYEIQLIPPHDGGRNVVYTCEKAGSDAKILRIAFLPDRNREDFQGELEFVRYLHEHGGSVSNVISSRNGNLLEEITYNNHSFFVCLFEKAKGKMLVENNYQYRDGVPITEYYFNCGKTLGKLHQISKGYHPIHCRYSFFDKFNGEYIDKMIPSSLSLLKEKMVELLDTLNKFDRNQETYGMIHFDFNDGNYSIDFDTGQITVYDFDNSCFGWYMYDLAGLWTHGVGWIQFEPDVIKRKEFMDNYFETILSGYKSETKIDDSVLDQLPLFIKVTLMENIIDSFEVMHNAGEELVCDEELSYLIKCFEDDIPFKGFFHEMYSCEEPFEYKQQNIGFTQNKGPVT, encoded by the coding sequence ATGGGAGATACCTGCATACTTACAGCGGTATCAGAGTTGTTCGAATTAGAAGGATATGAAATCCAGCTGATTCCACCACATGATGGAGGGCGGAATGTCGTATATACCTGCGAGAAAGCGGGGAGTGATGCTAAAATACTTCGAATCGCTTTCCTACCTGACAGGAATCGAGAGGATTTCCAAGGCGAATTGGAATTTGTCCGGTATCTACATGAGCATGGAGGAAGCGTCTCAAATGTAATCAGCTCCCGGAATGGGAATCTGCTGGAGGAGATCACCTACAATAACCACAGCTTTTTTGTCTGCCTGTTTGAAAAAGCTAAGGGGAAAATGCTTGTAGAAAATAATTATCAGTATCGTGATGGAGTTCCAATTACCGAATATTATTTTAACTGTGGCAAGACCTTGGGGAAACTGCACCAAATATCAAAAGGATACCATCCTATCCATTGTCGATACAGTTTTTTTGATAAATTCAATGGTGAATATATCGATAAAATGATACCCAGCTCCCTATCTCTGCTTAAGGAGAAGATGGTAGAGCTTCTTGATACCTTAAACAAATTTGACAGGAACCAAGAGACTTACGGTATGATTCATTTTGATTTCAACGATGGCAATTATTCGATAGATTTTGATACAGGACAAATAACTGTATATGACTTCGATAATTCATGCTTCGGTTGGTATATGTATGACTTGGCGGGTCTTTGGACACATGGCGTAGGCTGGATACAATTTGAACCAGATGTCATTAAACGCAAAGAGTTCATGGATAATTATTTTGAGACAATCCTTTCAGGTTATAAATCAGAGACCAAGATCGATGATTCAGTTCTGGATCAGCTGCCCTTATTCATAAAAGTAACGCTGATGGAAAATATTATTGATTCATTCGAAGTGATGCATAATGCTGGTGAAGAACTGGTATGTGATGAGGAACTATCGTATCTTATAAAATGTTTTGAAGACGATATCCCGTTTAAAGGTTTTTTTCATGAAATGTATTCATGTGAAGAGCCGTTTGAGTATAAACAGCAGAATATAGGCTTTACACAGAATAAAGGTCCAGTCACCTAA
- a CDS encoding right-handed parallel beta-helix repeat-containing protein: protein MEYHVSVHGNDQQKGTADQPLRTISRAAAHAMAGDTVIVHAGVYREWVNPANGGTAEHRIIYRSAGDGEVVITGAERITSWASEGDDVWSTEVLNSIFSVRNPFEVELSGDWLFDGPFPIHLGDVYLDGKSLYECDSIESVNKPEVWPEAKYPKDSLLKWYAEVGSTTTKIWANFGGKDPRKENVEINVRPYCFWPERPGLNYITVSGFTLRQASPQWAPPTDYQEGLIGPHWSKGWIIENNIISESKCVGISLGTEIGTGHTNALEKRSKGGTQREQEVILRALRSGWHKDNVGSHIVRGNVIHDCEQAGIVGHMGAAFSRIYQNRIYNIHHKRLRHGAEVAGIKLHAALDTQINENIVYSCYRALWLDWQAQGTRISRNVFFDNMSEDLFVEVCHGPYMVDHNLFLSPMNFRNMAQGGAFAHNLFAGRFVVRSEITRITPYHFPHETAMAGYSNITGGDDRYYNNIFVGDNEADADKEPVPITFFEHLPLKPRDEVGEDGKTVMDGVPDNSICYLHAVGLGGYDKHPNVKDKRWWEYTKEELKELGDAAKDFFIGNAVLPVAMGGNIYLNHAVPSRHESNAVIHTQKGINVEIDPVLGKVQIQINNPELLQGNSAMVITTDLLGKTYHADTKYEEPDSTPYQFDSDFFGTKRLDADITPGPFELTEDGKVEFEI, encoded by the coding sequence ATGGAATATCATGTATCCGTACATGGAAATGATCAACAAAAAGGAACAGCGGATCAACCCCTTCGTACCATATCACGCGCTGCGGCTCATGCCATGGCTGGTGATACAGTTATCGTTCATGCGGGAGTATACAGGGAATGGGTTAACCCGGCGAACGGAGGAACGGCAGAGCATAGAATCATCTATCGATCTGCTGGAGACGGCGAAGTCGTCATTACAGGAGCTGAACGGATTACCAGTTGGGCATCCGAAGGAGACGATGTTTGGAGCACAGAGGTGCTCAATTCCATCTTTTCCGTTCGTAACCCCTTTGAGGTAGAGCTCAGTGGAGACTGGTTGTTCGACGGGCCTTTTCCGATTCATCTGGGTGATGTCTATTTGGATGGTAAGTCCTTGTATGAATGCGATAGTATTGAGAGCGTTAACAAGCCTGAAGTCTGGCCTGAAGCCAAATATCCCAAGGACTCACTGTTAAAGTGGTATGCCGAAGTGGGCTCTACCACAACCAAAATCTGGGCGAATTTTGGCGGGAAAGATCCTCGTAAGGAGAATGTAGAAATTAATGTGCGTCCATACTGCTTCTGGCCTGAGAGACCAGGACTTAACTATATAACTGTAAGCGGATTCACACTTCGCCAAGCTTCTCCTCAATGGGCACCGCCTACGGACTACCAGGAAGGTTTGATTGGGCCTCACTGGAGCAAGGGCTGGATTATTGAAAACAATATAATCAGTGAATCCAAATGCGTTGGTATTAGTCTAGGTACCGAGATTGGCACAGGTCACACCAACGCTTTGGAAAAGCGGAGTAAAGGCGGGACTCAACGGGAGCAGGAAGTTATTTTACGAGCATTACGCTCCGGCTGGCATAAGGATAACGTCGGCAGTCACATCGTTCGTGGTAATGTGATTCATGATTGTGAACAGGCAGGTATTGTCGGTCATATGGGAGCTGCATTCAGCCGCATTTATCAGAACCGGATTTATAATATTCACCATAAACGGCTCAGACACGGTGCCGAAGTCGCGGGAATTAAACTGCATGCTGCACTAGATACTCAAATTAACGAGAATATCGTCTACAGCTGTTACCGTGCGCTTTGGCTTGACTGGCAGGCACAGGGCACTCGGATCAGCCGCAATGTATTCTTTGACAACATGTCTGAAGACCTCTTCGTTGAGGTGTGCCATGGTCCGTATATGGTTGATCACAATCTATTTCTCTCTCCTATGAATTTCAGAAATATGGCCCAAGGCGGGGCATTTGCTCATAATTTATTTGCAGGCCGATTTGTCGTTCGTTCCGAGATTACGCGGATTACGCCGTATCACTTCCCTCACGAGACGGCTATGGCCGGATACTCCAACATTACCGGAGGTGATGACAGGTACTACAACAATATCTTTGTGGGTGATAACGAAGCCGACGCCGATAAGGAGCCTGTTCCTATTACCTTCTTTGAGCATCTTCCCCTTAAACCAAGGGATGAAGTTGGGGAGGACGGGAAGACGGTCATGGATGGTGTGCCGGACAATTCCATTTGTTATCTGCATGCTGTAGGACTTGGCGGCTATGACAAACATCCGAATGTGAAAGATAAGAGGTGGTGGGAATACACCAAAGAGGAGCTTAAGGAGCTTGGCGATGCTGCCAAAGATTTCTTTATAGGCAATGCCGTTCTACCGGTAGCTATGGGTGGCAATATATATCTCAACCATGCGGTTCCAAGTCGTCACGAATCGAATGCGGTAATCCATACACAGAAGGGCATAAACGTTGAGATTGATCCTGTGCTGGGTAAGGTGCAGATTCAGATTAATAATCCCGAGCTGCTTCAGGGCAATTCTGCGATGGTGATTACCACTGACCTGCTTGGAAAAACGTATCACGCCGATACGAAGTACGAGGAACCAGACAGCACTCCATATCAGTTTGACTCCGACTTTTTCGGAACAAAGAGACTCGATGCAGATATCACACCAGGTCCCTTTGAGTTAACCGAAGATGGTAAGGTTGAGTTTGAGATTTAA
- a CDS encoding phosphotransferase, with translation MDKKIKQLFTQDIMRQSAQCFGIREDSIIELNGFQNFVYSGVIGDREVILRITHITHRNESLTRAELDFVMFLADHGMKAARPIQSLSGDFIHIIDESFTAAAFEKAPGRSAVIAEESSTFYENIGQMVGKIHKLSRNYSPQIPRFEWNDNTLLASFKKYCPLELHPNFDLIITEVSALPKEKDTYGLIHGDISPGNYLNDEDEAFIIDYDEVEYSWFVSDIAAPLFYEIPIPWVVSEDVRKEIAKRYYGSFLNGYTKENTISQDQLSQIPLFINLRQARVLAALYRSRDFNAPDWSEWFEQARRFYYGNLLNNAPYIEMDFLR, from the coding sequence ATGGATAAAAAGATTAAACAACTGTTCACACAAGATATAATGAGACAGTCCGCACAATGTTTTGGGATACGCGAAGATTCCATTATCGAGTTAAACGGGTTTCAGAACTTCGTTTATTCCGGGGTAATCGGAGATCGAGAGGTTATTTTAAGAATCACGCATATCACACATCGGAATGAATCATTAACAAGAGCAGAACTGGATTTTGTCATGTTTCTGGCGGATCATGGGATGAAAGCAGCGAGGCCCATTCAGTCTTTATCAGGGGATTTCATTCATATCATTGACGAGTCCTTTACTGCAGCTGCTTTTGAGAAAGCGCCCGGCAGAAGTGCAGTTATAGCGGAAGAGAGCAGTACATTTTATGAGAATATTGGACAAATGGTTGGAAAGATACATAAGCTTTCACGTAATTATTCGCCTCAGATTCCACGTTTTGAATGGAATGATAATACCCTACTAGCTTCATTTAAGAAGTATTGCCCGCTGGAATTACATCCCAACTTTGATCTTATAATTACTGAAGTCAGCGCTCTACCGAAGGAAAAGGATACGTACGGTCTTATTCATGGGGATATCAGTCCTGGCAATTATCTTAACGATGAAGATGAAGCCTTTATTATTGACTACGACGAAGTCGAGTACAGTTGGTTTGTTTCTGATATTGCTGCACCATTATTTTATGAAATCCCTATTCCGTGGGTTGTGTCAGAAGATGTCAGGAAGGAGATCGCCAAACGCTACTACGGCAGCTTCTTAAACGGCTACACTAAAGAAAATACGATCAGTCAAGATCAGTTGAGCCAAATACCACTTTTTATCAATCTAAGGCAGGCTAGAGTTCTAGCTGCGCTGTATAGAAGCAGAGACTTTAACGCTCCTGATTGGAGCGAATGGTTTGAGCAGGCCCGACGCTTCTACTATGGAAATTTGTTAAATAACGCTCCCTATATTGAAATGGATTTTTTGCGATAA
- a CDS encoding ATP-binding cassette domain-containing protein: MIKVEQLSFSFPQKELYKNISFTLEEGQHCAFIGTSGSGKSTLIEILMDPERHLFEGKLEIDPEYRIGYVSQFSQVDPTAEMTVFEYIAEDFIKIQDEITAMYAEMGTAPDMDSLLEKVQLALDTLDAMGGDDYESTIHKQLNLANLLKLKDVGVSSLSGGEFKLIQVMKEMLRSPDLMIMDEPDVFLDFENLNALKQLINSHKGMLLVVTHNRYLLNHCFNKIIHLENLELQEFDGRYIEYNFSLLQTKIELQEIAVAEAEEIERYDGVIENLRAIATINSEASRGRALKARVKFQERLEARRIKAPFVDIKQPNIRFDLDHKVEDSMAVKVSDYSVSFDELLLKDVSFEIQSTDKVAIIGPNGTGKTTLLRDIFKNNQDSIEINDNLKAAYLSQLQGETLKDTNTILHEFIDAGFETYDEIRAYLVNYGFEGEILDQKIASLSGGEKNMLQLAKAAASHADLLLLDEPTSHLDIYTQIALEKAIEEYPGAILMISHDFYSVVNGMDYVLIINDKTIRKMSMRKFRQMIYARHFSKDYLENEQKKKAVEMQIELALKDTDFERAKGLVDELEEIIKQL, encoded by the coding sequence ATGATCAAAGTTGAACAACTATCCTTCTCGTTTCCGCAAAAAGAACTCTACAAAAATATTTCATTTACGCTTGAAGAAGGCCAACACTGCGCCTTTATCGGAACAAGCGGTAGTGGTAAAAGTACGCTGATCGAAATCCTGATGGACCCGGAAAGACATCTGTTCGAGGGGAAACTGGAGATTGACCCTGAGTATAGAATCGGATATGTGAGTCAGTTCTCGCAGGTAGACCCCACGGCAGAGATGACTGTTTTTGAATATATCGCGGAGGATTTTATCAAGATCCAGGATGAAATCACAGCCATGTATGCGGAGATGGGAACTGCGCCGGATATGGATTCGCTGCTGGAAAAGGTTCAATTAGCGCTGGACACATTAGATGCAATGGGTGGCGATGATTATGAAAGTACGATCCATAAGCAGCTGAATCTGGCCAACCTTCTGAAGCTAAAAGACGTTGGCGTATCTTCCTTGAGCGGCGGGGAATTCAAGCTTATTCAAGTAATGAAGGAAATGCTCCGTAGTCCGGATCTGATGATTATGGACGAACCGGATGTATTTTTAGACTTCGAAAATCTCAATGCGCTTAAACAATTGATTAACTCCCACAAAGGAATGCTGCTGGTCGTTACGCATAATCGCTATCTTTTGAATCATTGTTTCAACAAAATCATTCACCTCGAAAACTTGGAACTTCAGGAGTTTGACGGACGATATATCGAGTACAATTTCTCCTTGCTGCAGACTAAAATAGAGCTGCAGGAGATCGCGGTTGCTGAAGCGGAGGAGATCGAGAGGTACGATGGTGTCATCGAAAATCTCAGAGCGATTGCAACGATTAACTCAGAAGCTTCCAGAGGTAGAGCGTTAAAAGCGAGGGTGAAATTTCAAGAACGATTGGAAGCGCGCAGAATCAAAGCACCGTTTGTCGATATTAAGCAGCCGAATATCCGATTTGATCTGGATCATAAAGTCGAAGACAGCATGGCTGTCAAGGTCAGTGACTATAGTGTTTCCTTTGACGAGCTGCTTTTGAAAGATGTAAGCTTCGAGATCCAATCGACAGATAAAGTGGCCATCATCGGCCCAAATGGTACCGGAAAAACGACACTGCTCCGGGATATCTTTAAAAACAATCAGGATTCCATCGAAATCAATGATAATCTCAAGGCGGCTTATTTATCGCAGCTGCAGGGCGAGACACTCAAAGATACGAATACGATCCTCCATGAATTCATTGATGCCGGGTTTGAAACGTATGATGAGATCAGAGCCTATCTTGTAAACTACGGTTTTGAAGGTGAAATTCTGGATCAGAAGATCGCATCGCTGTCCGGTGGCGAAAAAAATATGCTCCAATTGGCTAAAGCTGCTGCGAGTCATGCCGATCTGCTCCTCCTTGACGAACCGACAAGCCATTTGGACATCTATACGCAGATCGCACTGGAGAAAGCGATTGAGGAATATCCAGGCGCAATCCTCATGATTTCCCATGATTTCTATTCCGTCGTAAACGGTATGGATTATGTACTTATCATTAACGACAAGACGATTAGAAAAATGAGTATGCGCAAATTCAGACAAATGATATATGCCAGACATTTCAGCAAGGATTATTTGGAAAATGAACAAAAGAAAAAAGCGGTTGAAATGCAAATCGAGTTGGCGTTGAAAGATACGGACTTTGAACGCGCAAAAGGCTTGGTCGATGAGTTGGAAGAGATTATCAAGCAGCTTTAA
- a CDS encoding YndJ family transporter, translating into MNRSLKQPMRSILVPVIPGGIMTILIFYLDYFPFELVEKFLLFAAFVIVPFVILLLNYDKKNKQQHILYAAMKWLQYPAALLTLFSVMSSTMWGLENTEIPGILSLGWLLFTLLLGTYGTTIILISERNAAEIAIGAGLVYFFIGGIWFTLYQYQVNLFQANPAAHALSSVHFHFSSAIVPIFIGALGRIMTKKSWYPWVVAIDIIGPLLIAFGMIFSKPIEYIGVTLFACNIVIYTTYLFAYLRRNPLHRKAAFFLGLSCTAFYTVIVLSILYPLLKNMFSMTILDFIPIYGSLHAFGFVLCGLIGWVYMVDSIKKKA; encoded by the coding sequence ATGAATCGTTCTCTGAAGCAGCCGATGAGATCAATTTTAGTACCCGTGATTCCCGGTGGAATCATGACTATTCTTATATTTTATTTGGATTACTTTCCATTTGAACTTGTTGAGAAATTTCTACTGTTTGCAGCTTTCGTCATTGTACCTTTTGTCATCTTGCTTTTGAACTACGATAAAAAAAATAAACAGCAGCACATCCTGTATGCCGCTATGAAGTGGCTTCAGTATCCAGCAGCGCTTCTCACCCTATTTTCCGTCATGAGCAGTACGATGTGGGGATTAGAAAACACGGAGATACCGGGTATTCTCTCTCTTGGATGGCTGCTGTTTACACTGCTGCTTGGCACCTATGGTACGACCATTATTTTAATTTCCGAAAGAAATGCGGCAGAAATAGCCATTGGCGCAGGACTGGTCTATTTTTTTATCGGAGGCATCTGGTTTACCTTATATCAATATCAAGTCAATCTGTTCCAAGCCAATCCCGCAGCACACGCGTTGAGCTCAGTCCATTTTCATTTTTCATCTGCGATCGTTCCGATTTTTATAGGTGCACTGGGACGAATCATGACGAAGAAAAGCTGGTATCCCTGGGTTGTGGCCATCGATATTATCGGACCCCTATTGATTGCTTTCGGTATGATTTTCTCGAAGCCGATCGAGTACATTGGTGTCACTCTGTTCGCCTGTAATATTGTCATTTACACCACATATCTCTTTGCTTATTTGAGAAGGAACCCCCTGCACCGTAAGGCAGCCTTCTTTTTGGGTCTTTCCTGCACTGCCTTTTACACAGTCATCGTGCTTTCTATTCTCTATCCGTTACTCAAAAATATGTTTTCTATGACGATACTCGATTTCATCCCCATATACGGATCGCTGCATGCATTTGGTTTTGTCTTATGTGGACTGATTGGTTGGGTATACATGGTAGACTCTATTAAGAAAAAAGCTTAG
- a CDS encoding endonuclease V has product MIIAVDVYYEENRAKSVGVIFQNWEDAEPLDIITSYTGNPHEYEPGSFYKRELPCIRELMKNTDINEIHTIVVDGYVYLNNEKRPGLGHFVYREFSERIPVIGVAKNAFHNNEAVVKEVYRGKSTKPLYITSIGMELETAAQHIQRMYGEYQFPHLLKLLDKQTKEGQR; this is encoded by the coding sequence ATGATCATTGCTGTCGATGTGTATTATGAGGAAAATCGAGCAAAATCAGTGGGGGTTATTTTTCAAAATTGGGAAGATGCTGAACCACTCGATATCATCACCTCTTACACGGGGAACCCTCACGAATACGAACCCGGCTCTTTCTACAAACGAGAACTTCCGTGCATACGTGAACTCATGAAAAATACCGACATTAATGAAATACATACTATTGTGGTAGATGGCTATGTATATTTAAACAACGAAAAAAGGCCTGGACTTGGACATTTTGTATATAGAGAATTTTCTGAGAGAATTCCAGTGATCGGTGTCGCAAAAAATGCCTTTCACAATAATGAGGCTGTTGTCAAAGAGGTTTACCGGGGGAAAAGCACTAAACCTTTGTATATCACTTCTATCGGCATGGAGCTGGAAACTGCTGCACAGCACATACAGCGTATGTATGGGGAATACCAATTTCCGCATCTGCTGAAATTACTGGATAAGCAGACGAAGGAAGGCCAGCGATAA
- a CDS encoding SMI1/KNR4 family protein: MTKEEWNHLIEPLIRDEDISDLEYEAARERVLGGMLCIGTQGCEYDMYLILEGAYRGKVVYTSDFHPDHPFFFVYEEHFLDWYERWLDEIILDYDISWFGSRMPGDEQALIQVYQNAANREMEIKALEGMFKFKKVTQPTIEFLISAAEQSQHDRTTAIQLICKTSIDAGRELLLELMHSERNEDFLQALNILNWYGKSAELTEFIQVILQSLDRVQDPETLRHVGYVLESSGAITLQNFAPFLCHTDPNIQTAAIYAARNCSNKSEEWEIMEQMLMGSDQKEVLKHSISYWGLIPHEKLLPYYKAVWPEYKNQPHFREKFIDCLKELDLRDDYFDEQ, encoded by the coding sequence ATGACAAAGGAGGAGTGGAATCATCTTATAGAACCTTTGATTCGGGATGAGGACATCTCCGACCTGGAATATGAAGCAGCCCGTGAACGGGTGCTGGGTGGCATGCTGTGCATTGGCACACAAGGCTGCGAGTACGATATGTATCTCATACTTGAAGGGGCATATAGAGGTAAGGTCGTTTACACTTCAGATTTTCATCCGGATCATCCCTTTTTCTTTGTCTACGAAGAACACTTTCTGGACTGGTATGAGCGCTGGTTGGATGAAATCATTTTGGATTATGATATCAGTTGGTTTGGCAGTCGAATGCCGGGTGATGAACAGGCGCTGATACAGGTTTATCAAAACGCTGCGAATAGAGAAATGGAGATCAAAGCTCTTGAGGGAATGTTTAAGTTTAAGAAAGTGACGCAGCCCACCATTGAATTCTTAATCAGCGCTGCAGAGCAAAGTCAACATGATCGCACGACAGCCATTCAGTTAATCTGCAAAACCTCTATTGACGCAGGAAGAGAACTCCTGCTTGAGCTGATGCATTCAGAAAGAAATGAAGATTTCTTACAAGCTTTAAACATTCTGAACTGGTACGGTAAATCTGCTGAATTAACGGAGTTTATACAAGTGATACTGCAAAGCCTGGACAGAGTTCAAGATCCGGAAACGTTACGTCATGTGGGGTATGTCTTGGAATCTTCGGGCGCAATTACCCTTCAAAACTTTGCACCTTTCTTGTGCCACACTGATCCGAACATACAAACTGCTGCAATCTATGCTGCACGAAATTGTTCTAACAAGTCGGAAGAGTGGGAAATAATGGAACAGATGTTGATGGGCAGCGACCAAAAAGAAGTTTTGAAACATTCAATTTCATATTGGGGCCTTATTCCTCATGAAAAGTTATTGCCTTATTACAAGGCCGTGTGGCCTGAATATAAAAACCAACCTCATTTCAGAGAAAAATTCATAGATTGTTTGAAAGAATTAGATTTGCGAGATGATTATTTTGATGAACAATAA
- a CDS encoding 5-methyltetrahydropteroyltriglutamate--homocysteine S-methyltransferase yields the protein MIPFRNDHVGSFLRPANLSQAREQYKTGTITYEELRSVEDQEIIRLIDKQKENGVLAITDGEFRRSWWHFDFLGGLDGVELYEEIDGPQFHNMQTRKGGIRVVGKVDFSTHPFVEHFKFVKKHAGDAVAKQTIPSPNMLLYRLENGANSYTDREQFLQDTIAAYQKAIQAFYDAGCRYLQLDDTAWADLFSEAGHDKLRAKGLEPAEELKTMQHMINETLAHKPADLVVTMHICRGNYKSNYFSTGGYDYASEVIFGGLNVDGLFLEFDDERSGSFEPLKYVNRPDLKIVLGLITSKTGELENKEQIKARIAEAAAYVPLDQLCLSPQCGFSSTEEGNILTEEQQWRKLRYVKEIAEEVWT from the coding sequence ATGATACCATTTCGTAACGATCACGTTGGAAGCTTCCTACGTCCTGCGAACTTGAGTCAGGCACGTGAACAATATAAAACTGGCACGATTACATATGAGGAACTAAGATCTGTGGAAGATCAAGAGATTATTCGATTAATTGATAAACAAAAAGAAAATGGCGTACTCGCTATTACGGATGGTGAGTTCCGCAGAAGCTGGTGGCACTTTGATTTTCTGGGCGGCTTGGATGGCGTAGAGCTGTATGAGGAAATTGATGGACCTCAGTTCCATAACATGCAGACTCGCAAGGGTGGAATTCGGGTTGTAGGTAAGGTCGATTTTTCTACGCATCCCTTTGTGGAGCACTTTAAATTCGTGAAAAAACATGCAGGTGACGCTGTCGCAAAACAAACCATTCCAAGTCCGAATATGCTTCTTTATCGATTGGAAAACGGCGCCAACAGCTATACGGACCGGGAGCAATTTCTTCAGGATACGATTGCAGCCTATCAAAAAGCCATTCAAGCCTTCTATGATGCGGGCTGTCGTTATCTGCAATTAGATGATACAGCTTGGGCAGATCTCTTCTCAGAGGCTGGCCATGATAAACTGCGCGCTAAAGGTTTGGAGCCGGCGGAAGAGTTGAAAACGATGCAGCACATGATTAATGAAACTTTGGCTCATAAACCGGCAGATTTAGTTGTGACGATGCATATTTGTCGGGGTAACTATAAATCCAACTATTTCTCAACGGGTGGTTACGATTATGCTTCTGAGGTTATATTTGGAGGCTTAAACGTAGATGGCTTATTTTTAGAATTTGACGATGAGCGCTCAGGTAGTTTCGAGCCATTAAAATATGTGAATCGACCGGATTTGAAAATCGTGCTTGGTTTAATCACATCGAAAACCGGCGAGTTAGAAAATAAAGAGCAGATCAAAGCCCGGATTGCAGAAGCGGCAGCCTATGTTCCTCTTGATCAGCTTTGTCTGAGCCCACAATGCGGCTTTTCTTCCACCGAAGAAGGCAATATTTTAACAGAAGAACAACAATGGCGGAAACTGCGTTATGTGAAGGAAATTGCAGAGGAAGTATGGACCTAA